Proteins encoded by one window of Orbaceae bacterium BiB:
- the glyA gene encoding serine hydroxymethyltransferase, producing the protein MFTKQMTIAEYDKELWNAIQGENQRQEDHIELIASENYTSPRVMQAQGSQLTNKYAEGYPGKRYYGGCEYVDIVEQLAIDRAKALFGADYANVQPHSGSQANFAVYSALLQPGDTVLGMNLSEGGHLTHGSPVNFSGKFYNIVAYGVDAHGRINYDEVAKIAKEAKPKMIIGGFSAYSGVVDWKKLREIADSVGAYLFVDMAHVAGLIAAGVYPNPVPHAHIVTTTTHKTLGGPRGGLILAKSGSEELYKKLNSAVFPGAQGGPLMHVIAAKAVALKEAMEPAYKEYQHQVIKNAQAMVAEIIKRGYNVVSGETQNHLFLIDLINKNITGKEADAALGRANITVNKNSVPKDPQSPFVTSGIRLGTPAITRRGFKEQDAKQLANWICDVLDNINDQAVIDKVKAQVLDICRRLPVYEK; encoded by the coding sequence ATGTTTACTAAACAAATGACGATAGCTGAGTATGACAAAGAACTATGGAATGCAATTCAAGGAGAGAATCAACGTCAGGAAGATCATATTGAATTGATTGCCTCCGAAAATTATACCAGCCCACGAGTTATGCAAGCGCAAGGCTCCCAACTTACTAATAAATATGCTGAAGGTTATCCTGGTAAACGTTATTACGGTGGTTGTGAATATGTTGATATTGTTGAACAACTCGCTATTGACCGAGCAAAAGCTCTATTTGGTGCGGATTATGCCAATGTACAACCTCACTCTGGTTCACAGGCCAATTTTGCAGTTTATAGCGCATTGTTACAACCAGGTGATACAGTATTAGGAATGAATTTATCAGAAGGTGGCCATTTGACTCATGGTTCTCCGGTTAACTTCTCTGGAAAATTCTATAATATCGTTGCCTATGGTGTTGATGCCCATGGTCGAATTAATTATGATGAAGTTGCAAAAATCGCTAAAGAAGCAAAACCGAAAATGATTATTGGTGGTTTTTCTGCCTATTCTGGTGTAGTTGATTGGAAAAAATTACGTGAAATCGCTGATAGTGTTGGCGCATATCTATTTGTTGATATGGCGCACGTTGCCGGTTTGATTGCCGCGGGTGTTTATCCTAATCCGGTTCCTCATGCGCATATTGTAACAACAACAACACATAAAACATTAGGCGGCCCTCGAGGTGGCTTAATTCTAGCTAAAAGCGGTAGCGAAGAGCTATATAAAAAGCTTAATTCAGCGGTGTTCCCAGGTGCACAAGGAGGTCCACTAATGCATGTTATCGCGGCTAAAGCAGTTGCTTTAAAAGAGGCGATGGAGCCTGCTTATAAAGAGTATCAACATCAAGTGATCAAAAATGCGCAAGCGATGGTTGCTGAAATTATTAAACGTGGTTATAACGTGGTCTCTGGTGAGACGCAAAATCACCTATTTTTAATCGATTTAATTAATAAAAACATTACTGGTAAAGAAGCTGATGCAGCATTAGGAAGGGCGAATATTACCGTTAATAAAAATAGCGTGCCAAAAGATCCACAAAGTCCATTTGTGACTTCAGGTATTCGTTTAGGAACGCCGGCTATTACTCGTCGAGGATTTAAAGAACAAGATGCTAAACAGCTAGCGAACTGGATTTGTGATGTATTAGATAATATCAATGATCAGGCTGTTATTGATAAAGTTAAAGCGCAGGTTTTAGACATTTGTCGTCGTTTACCGGTTTATGAAAAATAA
- a CDS encoding CYTH domain-containing protein has protein sequence MNQEIELKFQIRESAIKSLSRFLQTQDLVEKHSLQLTNTYYDSADNLLRNHRSSLRIRGTCELGKSTEYEITVKSVGKALAGLHARQEYNVRLPNNRLDLSVLPSDVFGEGLDKDVLAKNLVAQFSTNFERKTWLINYNQSQVEVALDQGQILADKLMQPIIEVELELKTGYQLDLLLLALELSKFNLHLFSQSKAARGYRLLQGNHLSPIASLAADHISLTDILQFWQTNEEYALVYNNLSLYRETLCSVANNLKYVLPAAQNEYSSKINQVYCAWLKNLEYLCDVKTFAFSEINTQLKIYLLLMDK, from the coding sequence ATGAATCAAGAGATAGAACTGAAATTTCAGATTAGAGAGTCTGCAATTAAATCATTATCGCGTTTTTTACAAACTCAAGATCTTGTTGAAAAGCATAGTTTACAGCTCACAAATACCTACTATGATAGTGCAGATAATTTATTGCGTAATCATCGTTCTAGTCTACGCATTAGAGGAACTTGTGAATTAGGTAAATCAACAGAATATGAAATTACCGTTAAATCAGTAGGTAAAGCATTAGCGGGCTTACATGCTAGGCAAGAGTATAATGTACGTTTACCCAATAATCGCTTAGATCTCTCCGTTCTACCATCTGATGTTTTTGGTGAAGGATTAGACAAAGATGTTTTAGCAAAAAATTTAGTAGCCCAGTTTAGTACAAATTTTGAACGGAAAACTTGGTTAATTAATTATAACCAGAGTCAGGTTGAAGTCGCTTTAGATCAAGGGCAAATTCTTGCCGATAAATTAATGCAACCGATAATTGAAGTTGAATTAGAATTAAAAACAGGATATCAACTTGATTTATTGCTGTTAGCATTGGAACTCAGTAAATTTAACCTACATCTTTTTTCACAAAGTAAAGCAGCACGAGGTTACCGTCTATTACAAGGTAATCATTTATCTCCAATCGCTTCATTAGCTGCAGATCATATCTCGCTAACAGATATTCTACAGTTTTGGCAAACAAATGAAGAGTATGCTTTAGTTTATAATAACTTATCGCTTTATCGAGAAACATTATGCAGTGTTGCCAATAATTTGAAATATGTTCTACCTGCTGCTCAAAATGAGTATTCAAGCAAGATAAATCAAGTTTATTGTGCTTGGTTAAAAAATTTAGAATACCTTTGTGATGTAAAAACTTTTGCATTTAGTGAAATTAATACTCAATTAAAAATCTATTTGTTATTAATGGATAAATAA
- the glnE gene encoding bifunctional [glutamate--ammonia ligase]-adenylyl-L-tyrosine phosphorylase/[glutamate--ammonia-ligase] adenylyltransferase, translating into MSVLAAHKQKVMALLSNCDQNLVNKYIDILLRSDFLIDSLHRFPDWLNEIELNTPCHNGYTNYQSWLNDLIFDIHSEEQFMSILRQFRRKMLMRINWSQIANTSTTEQTLIQLSSLAEVLIITARDWLYNLSCKEWGTPCNAKGQPQTLVILGMGKLGGAELNFSSDIDLIFAYPEHGVTQGGRRELDNAIFFTRFGQRLIKALDQITQDGFVYRVDMRLRPLGDGGPLVLSFSAMEDYYQEQGRDWERYAMVKAKVLGDQEAPEAKELYQMLKPFVYRRYIDFSVLQSLRNMKGMIEREVRRRGLNNNIKLGAGGIREVEFIIQVFQLIRGGRVPALQTRSLLAALQVIELEKLLSKEDVAALQHHYLFLRRCENLLQGINDEQTQTLPDNPLDQVRLALGMGFENWSDFHHQLTACMLSNRAIFNELIGIDESQNVEVNSYQHYDQRYDELWATDLELSDIQSVLPQLSDQHALQLYQLISQFRSDISKRTIGVRGRDILDQLMPRVFALACKEDDRLTILSRTLQLLVNIVSRTTYLELLVEYPNALKQLIRLCAASPMISDQLTRHPLLLDELIDFNSLYKTVAIDAYKSELYQYLLRISSDDEEQQIEALRQFKQMQLLHIAASDIAHILPTMKVSDHLTYLAEAMIDFVVQIAWNQMVQRYGRPDYLLDENQKGLLVVGYGKLGGLELGYGSDLDLVFLHDCPTNSMTTGDKVIDSRQFYLRLVQRIIHLFNIRTNSGILYEIDVRLRPQGDSGLLACSLDSFADYQQNEAWTWEHQALVRARVVYGESRLQEHFQQIRHHVLIQQREPAVLQKEVREMREKMRTHLANRDKQLFNIKVDQGGIGDIEFISQYLVLNYAFSQPKMTTWPDNVRILELAARYGIMPNDEAEALTQIYITMRNEIHRLSLQLLPSNVDNQLFAKERQVVNSSWQKWLH; encoded by the coding sequence ATGTCGGTATTAGCTGCGCATAAACAGAAGGTCATGGCTCTGTTATCAAACTGTGATCAAAATTTAGTTAATAAGTATATTGATATTTTATTAAGAAGTGATTTTTTAATTGACTCTTTACACCGTTTTCCTGATTGGTTAAATGAGATAGAACTTAATACACCTTGCCATAACGGTTATACTAACTATCAATCTTGGCTAAATGATCTGATTTTTGATATTCACAGTGAAGAGCAGTTTATGTCGATTTTACGCCAGTTTCGTCGTAAAATGTTAATGAGAATTAACTGGTCACAAATTGCTAATACCAGTACGACGGAACAGACATTAATACAGTTAAGTTCACTGGCTGAAGTATTAATTATAACCGCGAGAGACTGGTTGTATAACCTCAGTTGTAAAGAGTGGGGGACACCGTGCAATGCGAAAGGGCAGCCTCAAACGCTAGTGATATTAGGTATGGGAAAATTGGGTGGTGCTGAACTGAATTTCTCTTCTGATATTGATTTAATTTTTGCTTATCCCGAACATGGCGTAACACAAGGCGGACGACGAGAGTTAGATAATGCGATCTTTTTTACGAGATTTGGTCAACGGTTAATAAAAGCACTTGATCAAATTACTCAAGATGGGTTTGTATATCGTGTTGATATGCGACTTCGACCTTTGGGCGATGGAGGACCTTTAGTATTAAGTTTTTCTGCAATGGAAGATTATTATCAGGAGCAGGGGCGTGATTGGGAGCGTTACGCGATGGTCAAGGCTAAAGTACTTGGTGATCAAGAGGCTCCAGAAGCGAAAGAGTTATACCAAATGCTCAAGCCTTTTGTTTATCGACGCTATATCGATTTTAGCGTATTGCAGTCATTACGTAATATGAAAGGGATGATTGAACGCGAAGTTCGTCGAAGAGGTCTAAATAATAATATTAAACTTGGTGCAGGTGGAATTCGTGAGGTTGAGTTTATTATACAAGTTTTTCAATTGATTCGCGGAGGACGTGTTCCTGCGCTACAAACACGTTCTTTACTGGCGGCATTACAGGTTATTGAGCTTGAAAAGCTACTTTCTAAAGAAGATGTAGCCGCATTACAACACCATTATCTATTTTTAAGGCGCTGCGAAAATTTATTACAAGGTATTAATGACGAGCAAACACAAACTTTACCTGATAATCCACTTGACCAAGTTCGTCTGGCATTAGGAATGGGGTTTGAAAATTGGTCAGATTTTCATCATCAACTGACGGCGTGTATGCTGAGTAATCGAGCGATTTTTAATGAGTTAATTGGGATCGATGAAAGTCAAAACGTAGAGGTCAACAGCTATCAACACTATGATCAACGCTATGATGAACTCTGGGCTACAGATTTAGAACTCTCTGATATTCAATCGGTATTACCCCAGCTATCAGACCAGCACGCTTTACAACTTTATCAGCTAATCTCTCAGTTTCGCAGTGATATTAGTAAGCGAACCATTGGCGTTAGGGGACGAGATATTCTCGATCAATTAATGCCAAGAGTGTTTGCTCTGGCTTGTAAAGAGGATGATCGTTTAACCATCTTATCAAGGACTTTGCAATTATTAGTTAATATTGTGAGTCGAACGACCTATTTGGAGCTATTAGTTGAGTATCCTAATGCATTAAAACAGTTAATTAGATTATGCGCAGCGTCACCAATGATCAGCGATCAGTTAACTCGACATCCTTTATTATTGGATGAACTTATTGATTTTAATTCATTGTATAAAACCGTTGCGATTGATGCTTATAAAAGTGAGCTTTACCAGTATTTATTACGTATATCTTCTGATGATGAAGAACAGCAGATTGAGGCATTGCGACAGTTTAAACAGATGCAACTATTACATATAGCAGCAAGTGATATAGCACATATTTTACCAACCATGAAAGTGAGTGACCATTTAACCTATCTAGCTGAAGCGATGATAGATTTTGTTGTACAAATTGCTTGGAATCAAATGGTACAACGTTATGGTAGACCTGATTACTTACTAGATGAGAACCAAAAAGGATTGCTTGTTGTTGGTTATGGTAAATTAGGCGGATTAGAGCTTGGCTATGGTTCAGATCTCGATTTAGTCTTTTTGCATGATTGCCCAACCAATAGCATGACAACAGGCGATAAGGTCATTGATAGCCGACAATTTTATTTACGTCTAGTGCAACGAATTATCCATTTATTTAATATTCGTACTAACTCCGGTATCTTGTATGAAATCGATGTAAGATTACGCCCTCAGGGTGATTCTGGACTGTTGGCATGTAGTCTAGACTCATTTGCCGATTATCAACAAAATGAGGCTTGGACGTGGGAACATCAAGCCTTAGTGCGCGCCAGAGTTGTTTATGGTGAATCTCGATTACAAGAGCATTTTCAACAGATTCGCCACCATGTTTTAATCCAACAACGTGAACCTGCTGTTTTACAAAAAGAGGTTCGTGAAATGCGCGAAAAAATGCGTACTCATCTAGCAAATCGTGATAAACAGCTTTTTAATATTAAAGTGGATCAAGGGGGAATTGGTGATATTGAGTTTATCTCGCAATATTTGGTTCTCAATTATGCATTTTCTCAACCTAAAATGACGACTTGGCCCGATAATGTACGAATTTTAGAGCTAGCTGCGAGATACGGTATTATGCCAAATGATGAAGCGGAAGCTTTAACTCAAATTTATATTACGATGCGTAATGAGATTCATCGTTTATCTTTGCAGCTATTACCCAGTAATGTTGATAATCAGCTTTTTGCAAAAGAGCGCCAAGTTGTGAATAGTAGCTGGCAAAAGTGGTTACATTGA
- the prmB gene encoding 50S ribosomal protein L3 N(5)-glutamine methyltransferase, with translation MINQLHTIQDFIRWAASTFNRSDIYYGHGTDNAIDEAKQLVLPILNLPLNIPAEFYAANLTHDEKQLVIDCVLARTEEHVPTPYLTNAAWFCGHQFYVDERVLIPRSPIGELIQNHLQGIIDFEPRNILDLCTGSGCIGIACAYEYPDAEVDLADISDDALEVAQINIEAHQLNHRVLPILSDLFNDLPAVEYDVIITNPPYVDQEDMDDLPLEYKVEPELALVAGNDGLDIVRRILKEASKHLTKFGVLVCEVGNSRIALEEQYPQLPFRWIEFRHGVDGVFVLTKKQLIEFEDTL, from the coding sequence ATGATTAATCAATTACATACTATACAAGATTTTATTCGTTGGGCTGCTTCAACATTTAACCGCTCTGATATCTATTATGGTCACGGTACTGATAATGCGATTGATGAAGCTAAACAACTTGTTTTACCAATCTTAAATTTACCACTTAATATTCCTGCTGAGTTTTATGCCGCTAATTTGACTCATGATGAAAAACAGTTAGTTATTGACTGCGTATTAGCCAGAACAGAAGAGCATGTTCCAACCCCTTATTTAACTAATGCTGCATGGTTTTGTGGTCATCAATTTTATGTTGATGAAAGAGTCTTAATTCCACGATCACCGATTGGTGAACTAATTCAAAATCACCTACAAGGGATTATTGATTTTGAACCTCGTAATATACTTGATTTATGTACGGGGAGTGGGTGTATCGGTATTGCTTGCGCATATGAATACCCCGATGCTGAAGTTGATTTAGCCGATATTTCTGATGATGCACTTGAAGTAGCTCAAATTAATATTGAAGCGCACCAACTTAACCATCGAGTTCTACCCATATTATCGGATCTGTTCAATGATTTACCTGCGGTTGAATATGATGTCATCATCACCAATCCGCCTTATGTTGATCAGGAAGATATGGACGATTTACCGTTAGAGTATAAAGTTGAGCCTGAGTTGGCGCTTGTAGCGGGTAATGATGGTCTTGATATTGTTAGACGGATATTAAAAGAGGCCTCCAAACATTTAACTAAATTTGGTGTACTCGTCTGTGAAGTGGGTAATAGCCGTATTGCTCTTGAAGAACAATATCCACAGCTACCATTTAGATGGATTGAGTTTAGACATGGCGTCGATGGTGTATTTGTCTTGACGAAAAAGCAACTTATTGAATTTGAAGATACTCTATAA
- the pyrC gene encoding dihydroorotase has protein sequence MSELKKITIKRPDDWHLHLRDGEVLNTVLPYSSRDYGRGIIMPNLVPPLKKMAEIIAYKDRILAALPAGHQFKPLMTAYLSDDTSADEIISGYQNGILSAVKLYPAHATTNSAHGVSSIQSVLPVLEAMQKQGVPLLIHGEVTDPAIDVFDREARFIDTILLPLMKALPELKVVLEHVTTQDAAALILEGPHNLAATVTPQHIFLNRNALFQGGLRPHNYCLPILKKENHRNSLTKAVTSGCDRFFLGTDSAPHPKNSKESACGCAGAFNALTALSLYAQVFEQENALDKLEAFTSINGPKFYQLPVNTDSITLIKQQYIVPNFIMTADDREIVPFLAGETLNWSILR, from the coding sequence ATGTCTGAGTTAAAAAAAATAACCATCAAACGTCCCGATGATTGGCACTTACATTTACGTGATGGTGAGGTTCTTAACACCGTTCTACCTTATTCCAGTCGTGATTATGGTCGTGGTATCATTATGCCTAATTTGGTTCCTCCACTGAAAAAAATGGCAGAGATTATCGCTTATAAAGATCGGATATTAGCCGCTTTGCCTGCTGGACATCAATTTAAACCATTAATGACGGCATACTTATCCGATGATACCTCTGCTGATGAAATTATTAGCGGTTATCAAAATGGTATTTTATCGGCAGTGAAGCTATACCCCGCTCATGCAACAACAAATTCAGCTCATGGTGTGAGTTCGATTCAGTCTGTCTTACCTGTTTTGGAAGCGATGCAAAAACAGGGGGTACCGCTATTAATTCATGGTGAAGTCACCGATCCGGCAATTGATGTATTTGATCGTGAAGCGCGCTTTATTGATACCATATTATTACCGTTAATGAAGGCACTACCAGAATTAAAAGTTGTATTAGAACACGTTACAACGCAAGACGCTGCGGCATTAATTTTAGAAGGTCCTCACAATTTAGCTGCAACAGTTACACCGCAGCATATTTTTTTGAATAGAAATGCACTTTTTCAAGGTGGACTAAGACCACATAATTACTGTTTGCCGATACTAAAAAAAGAGAATCACAGAAACAGTTTAACGAAAGCGGTAACATCAGGTTGTGATCGTTTCTTTTTAGGTACTGATTCGGCGCCACATCCTAAAAATAGTAAAGAGTCCGCATGTGGCTGTGCGGGAGCCTTTAACGCCTTAACCGCATTATCGTTGTATGCTCAAGTTTTTGAACAAGAGAATGCTTTAGATAAATTAGAGGCATTTACATCCATTAATGGTCCTAAATTTTATCAACTCCCTGTTAATACAGATTCTATCACCTTGATAAAACAACAATATATCGTACCTAATTTTATAATGACTGCTGATGATCGTGAGATTGTGCCATTTTTAGCCGGCGAAACGCTAAATTGGTCTATTTTACGTTAA
- a CDS encoding sugar phosphate isomerase/epimerase has protein sequence MKIGYNEATAMNCSTLEQDLVLCEKNGFDFIELRLDMLHDYMKTHSVEDLKQFFKHSRIKPHAFNALYTFPSLFDGSDSEQERELVKEFIWGCDIAQQIGSEYFIIVPPLQRDPNGGPFIGEWTDNFKNAVRILTHLSELAKPYGIKLCFELVGFNRSSVRTVEQAWQIIQAVNQDNVGLVLDSYNLYLYNRLNDFSVMKQIDVNKIFAVHINNGDDAPDNELSQALRRFCDQGVVDLHSYLTTLKAINYQGMVSIETFRPEYWQKPAEWVIAEAYQTTKKIMLECGVYHN, from the coding sequence ATGAAAATTGGTTATAACGAAGCGACAGCAATGAACTGCTCAACATTGGAACAAGATCTTGTGCTTTGTGAAAAGAATGGGTTTGATTTTATTGAACTGCGTTTAGATATGTTACATGACTATATGAAGACTCATTCCGTTGAAGATTTAAAACAGTTCTTCAAACATAGTCGAATTAAACCCCATGCATTTAATGCTTTATACACTTTCCCTAGCTTATTTGACGGCTCTGATAGTGAGCAGGAGCGTGAACTGGTTAAAGAGTTTATCTGGGGATGTGATATCGCTCAGCAAATCGGTAGTGAGTATTTTATTATCGTTCCACCATTACAACGTGATCCAAATGGTGGGCCTTTTATTGGAGAGTGGACAGATAATTTTAAAAATGCTGTGCGAATTTTAACGCATTTATCTGAATTAGCTAAACCTTATGGTATCAAACTCTGTTTTGAACTTGTCGGTTTTAATCGTAGTTCTGTGCGAACTGTTGAACAGGCATGGCAAATCATTCAAGCAGTTAATCAAGATAATGTTGGGTTAGTCTTAGATTCTTACAATCTTTATCTTTATAACCGTTTGAATGATTTTTCAGTAATGAAGCAAATTGATGTAAATAAAATTTTTGCTGTACACATTAACAATGGCGATGATGCGCCTGATAATGAATTGTCACAAGCATTAAGACGCTTTTGTGACCAAGGGGTTGTTGATTTACATAGCTATCTTACAACATTAAAGGCGATTAACTATCAAGGAATGGTCTCGATTGAAACTTTTAGACCTGAATATTGGCAAAAACCCGCAGAGTGGGTTATTGCTGAAGCGTATCAAACAACGAAAAAAATTATGCTTGAATGTGGAGTTTATCACAATTAA
- a CDS encoding TSUP family transporter, with protein MDISTISYQLLLLLFIVALIAGFIDSIAGGGGLLTVPALLAVGINPQAALATNKLQSCGGSFSASFYFIRRRMVNLKEMKLSILLAFIGSAMGTLLVLHIQADFLRILLPILTISVGLYFLLCPKIGDEDRKRRLTETQFAIIAAMVIGFYDGFFGPGAGSFYALAYVTLAGFNLTKATAHTKVLNFTSNFAGLLFFIFSGQVIWTIGLTMLVGQFIGARIGAKMVISKGKKLIRPMLIIVSTIMSIKLIWENFL; from the coding sequence ATGGATATATCAACAATTAGTTATCAGTTACTTTTACTCTTATTTATTGTCGCCCTTATCGCTGGGTTTATTGATTCAATCGCGGGGGGCGGCGGTTTATTAACAGTGCCGGCTCTGCTCGCTGTTGGTATCAATCCTCAAGCCGCGTTAGCAACCAACAAACTACAAAGCTGTGGTGGTTCATTTTCTGCTAGCTTCTATTTCATTCGACGACGAATGGTTAATCTAAAAGAGATGAAACTCTCTATTTTATTAGCATTTATCGGTTCAGCAATGGGTACCTTATTGGTATTACATATCCAAGCCGATTTTTTACGCATTTTATTACCTATTTTGACTATCAGTGTTGGCCTCTATTTTTTACTTTGTCCTAAAATTGGCGATGAAGATCGTAAAAGACGTTTGACTGAAACACAATTTGCTATTATAGCGGCAATGGTAATTGGTTTTTATGATGGTTTTTTTGGGCCGGGAGCCGGTTCCTTTTATGCGTTAGCTTACGTGACTTTAGCTGGATTCAATCTGACTAAGGCCACCGCACATACCAAAGTTCTTAATTTTACTTCTAATTTTGCTGGATTACTCTTTTTTATTTTTAGTGGTCAGGTGATCTGGACGATTGGTTTAACAATGTTAGTTGGGCAGTTTATTGGTGCTAGAATTGGCGCGAAAATGGTGATATCGAAAGGTAAAAAATTGATTCGCCCTATGCTCATTATCGTATCGACAATAATGAGTATTAAGCTTATTTGGGAAAACTTTTTATAA
- a CDS encoding Gfo/Idh/MocA family oxidoreductase, with the protein MKKIKTALVGCGKVGHFHAKAFVNLAQSEFTAVCDANLSRAQEFAKLYGVKAYDNVETMIADAKIEMLSVCTPHPIHAAIAVPAAKMGCHVLIEKPLASNLADCDAILAAAKEGHAKVGTVCQRRFYNPCMRMKKAIDDGKIGRPIIGTVTMLGWRDQAYYESDPWRGTWQGEGGGVLVNQAPHQLDLLLWYMGEIDEVYGVWKNLNHPYIEVEDTAAVIVKFKNGGIGNILVSNSQNPALYGKVHIHGENGASIGVQTDGGAMFIAGVSSITEPPYNDLWTVNGESDMLDSWKKEDSDFFNSVDSMYYYHQLQIDDFLNSLTGNGKTLIDGDAGRKTVELIEAIYRSTKENRVIKFPLA; encoded by the coding sequence ATGAAAAAAATAAAAACAGCATTAGTTGGATGTGGAAAGGTTGGGCATTTTCATGCTAAAGCCTTTGTTAATTTAGCTCAATCTGAATTTACTGCAGTATGTGATGCTAATTTATCCCGAGCACAAGAATTTGCTAAATTATATGGTGTAAAGGCATATGATAATGTTGAAACGATGATTGCTGACGCGAAGATTGAGATGTTAAGTGTCTGTACCCCCCATCCTATTCATGCTGCAATTGCTGTTCCTGCCGCCAAAATGGGATGTCATGTATTAATTGAAAAACCACTGGCTTCTAACTTGGCCGATTGTGATGCGATTTTAGCAGCAGCGAAAGAGGGACATGCCAAAGTCGGTACTGTATGCCAACGTCGATTCTATAATCCTTGTATGCGTATGAAGAAAGCGATTGATGACGGTAAAATTGGTCGACCTATTATTGGTACGGTTACCATGCTAGGTTGGCGTGATCAGGCATATTATGAAAGTGACCCATGGCGAGGAACATGGCAAGGTGAGGGCGGAGGAGTGCTAGTCAATCAAGCTCCACATCAACTCGATCTCTTATTATGGTATATGGGTGAAATTGATGAAGTTTATGGTGTCTGGAAAAATTTAAACCACCCTTATATTGAAGTTGAAGACACTGCGGCAGTGATTGTTAAATTTAAAAATGGCGGTATTGGTAATATTTTAGTGAGCAATTCCCAAAATCCTGCACTTTACGGTAAAGTCCATATCCATGGTGAAAATGGTGCATCGATTGGTGTTCAAACTGATGGTGGTGCTATGTTTATTGCCGGAGTCTCATCGATTACTGAACCACCATATAATGATTTGTGGACGGTTAATGGTGAATCGGACATGCTTGATAGTTGGAAAAAAGAGGATAGTGATTTTTTCAATAGCGTCGACTCTATGTACTATTACCACCAATTGCAGATAGATGATTTCTTAAACTCATTAACAGGTAATGGTAAGACACTCATTGATGGGGATGCTGGTCGTAAAACTGTAGAACTTATCGAAGCGATTTATCGCAGCACAAAAGAAAATAGAGTCATTAAGTTTCCATTGGCATAA
- the aroC gene encoding chorismate synthase — MAGNSIGTLFKVTTFGESHGLALGCIVDGVPPGLDLCEEDLQKDLDRRKPGTSRYTTQRREADEVKILSGVFEGKTTGTSIGLIIENTDQRSQDYSRIKDVFRPSHADYTYQQKYGIRDYRGGGRASARETAMRVAAGSIAKKYLQEKLGITIRGYLAQMGDISCELTDWQQVTQNPFFCGDEKKLTELDELLRSLKKSGDSIGAKVTIVAEHVPVGLGEPVFDRLDADIAHALMSINAVKGVEIGDGFAAINRRGSENRDEMTSAGFKSNHAGGILGGISSGQTITANIALKATPSIEVAGQSMDIDGNTIEVSTHGRHDPCVGIRAVPIAEAMMAIVLMDHYLRYRAQCGDVQPKAYF; from the coding sequence ATGGCTGGAAATTCAATTGGTACACTGTTTAAAGTGACCACCTTTGGCGAGTCCCATGGGCTTGCACTTGGCTGTATTGTTGATGGCGTACCTCCGGGGCTTGACCTTTGTGAAGAAGACTTACAAAAAGATTTAGATCGTCGTAAACCAGGGACTTCTCGTTATACCACACAACGTCGTGAGGCCGATGAAGTTAAGATTTTATCTGGCGTATTTGAAGGTAAAACGACAGGAACAAGTATTGGTTTAATCATCGAAAATACTGACCAACGTTCACAAGATTACAGCCGCATTAAAGATGTCTTTCGACCGAGTCATGCTGACTATACCTATCAACAAAAGTATGGTATTCGTGATTATCGTGGTGGTGGTCGAGCTTCTGCTCGTGAAACCGCAATGCGCGTTGCGGCAGGGAGTATTGCCAAAAAATATTTACAAGAAAAGCTCGGGATTACTATTCGAGGTTATTTAGCTCAGATGGGTGATATTTCATGTGAATTAACTGATTGGCAACAAGTGACTCAAAATCCATTTTTTTGTGGTGATGAAAAAAAATTGACTGAGCTTGATGAGCTACTACGTTCCTTGAAAAAATCGGGTGATTCAATTGGAGCTAAAGTCACTATTGTTGCCGAACACGTACCTGTTGGTTTAGGTGAACCTGTTTTTGATCGTTTAGATGCTGATATTGCCCATGCTTTGATGAGTATCAACGCGGTAAAAGGCGTTGAAATTGGTGATGGTTTTGCTGCGATAAATCGACGTGGTAGTGAAAATCGTGATGAGATGACATCCGCTGGGTTTAAATCAAATCATGCTGGTGGGATTTTGGGTGGAATTAGTTCGGGACAAACAATTACTGCGAATATTGCTTTAAAAGCCACACCAAGTATTGAAGTCGCAGGCCAGTCTATGGATATTGATGGTAACACTATTGAAGTTTCCACACATGGTCGTCATGATCCTTGTGTTGGGATTCGGGCAGTGCCGATTGCTGAAGCAATGATGGCCATAGTTCTGATGGATCATTATTTACGTTATCGGGCTCAATGTGGCGATGTGCAACCTAAAGCTTATTTTTAG